In the genome of Nycticebus coucang isolate mNycCou1 chromosome X, mNycCou1.pri, whole genome shotgun sequence, the window TCTTGCAGGCAGAAGAGGatacagagtcagagtaagcaaattcatgatagaatgcacatgctcctgactgccttctcctccagtctaatataaggctgatctcatgcctctcagCACCACatgtgtagagactgccaattcaccactgttCTCATCTTgcaagctctcatgcttgttaggagagctaaatccctctccgtgccttttccaccaaggtgttccattattgatctatacaggtatttcttataactctcacttcttctagccataggctatatgggctgctacaaagGACTTTGAAGAAGCACTACAGACTGGATTGTCAGAGGAGTCCAAATCCTGCATAATCATCTTTGAGTCAGGAAAGTTTCATTCTGATGGTTGCCTTCCATTTTGACAGAAGAGCAAAAGCACATCTGTGTTGAATGGTGTGAAGAATGCTGGTAAGATTTGACTGAGGCAAGTCAAGATGCAATTATGACATCATTACTGATGAAGAAACCTGGATTTAACAGTTTGTTTTAGAGAATAAGCATCAGTCAACAGTGTGGATTTTTCCTGATGAAAATCCACTAGGACTGAGGGGAGCCATCCTGCACCATGACAATGCATCTGCCCACACAGACAACATCACGATATAGTTCTTGGGGTCCAAAGAAGATAAATTATGACTCATCCACTCTACAGTCCTGACATGGTCCCATATGATTATTTCCTATTTCCTACAGTAAAAAATCACATGTATGGAAGAAATTTCTTCAGCCCTTGAAGAAACAATTCAAGCCTCTGAAAGTAAGCTTACagtacttgaagaaaatgagtggaaacggtgttttcaaaaatttgaatttcaaaagttTACAAGAATGCAAAAGTGCATAGAATGttgtgattattttgagaaatattataatcaaaattatttcatgcttcttaatttttgtgtatctaaaaATTTTTGTAGTATCCCTCATATAGCTACTCCTGCTCTATTTTTGGTTCCCAATTGCATAGGATATatttttccaacccttcactttCAGTCTGTATGTGTCTATAGATTATGTGGGTTTTATGAAGGAAGTATATAGctggttatttttttcccttatccATTTAGCCATTCGCTGCCTTTTAATTAGAGAATCAAGACCATTTAcattcagtattatttttaataagtaagaACTTACTACAGTCATTTCATTGCTTGATTTATGATTGTtttgagacttttcctctttgcttCTTCCTATCTTCATTTGgtaacatgtttttatttattaatttttatttttattgaatccaTTATAAGATGTTGTACTGTGGTTACCAGGTGGCTTGCAAAAACATATTAtagatataaaaaattatattaaagaaaTAGTAACTTACCTTAGATCACTTATGTTATTCCtattaaagaatagaaataaagaaagctaaaggaaaacaaaataaattctatcTTTTAACTTCATCCCCCTACAGTATTTTGATGTATAGTTGTatcaatttatgtatttttgtatgACCTATCTCTTAACAAATTTCTGTAGCTATTATTTTTTGGTATATTTGTCTTCTGGAATTCATACCAGAGTTATGagtaaataaaaaaacacaaatatagtaaTACAATATTATGAGTTtgtctatgtactcaattttgcaTTGGGTTTTATactttgaaaagttttcttttttaatttcagattaataagggTATGCATATGATTTGGTTATATAGTTTACTTTTTTAAGGTTAAAGTTCAAGTGTTAGGTATGTCTTTCTCCTAGAAAGTATGCAATATACCCATGCAATGTACCCATTGGGTGGCAATTTACCTAAACCCCTCCTTCACACCCACCTACTcaaattttgttgagtttttctctcatgtgagcatgtaggtAGTAATTTACTAGTTCCAATCTAATATTGAGCACATATTacccttgtttttccattcctgtgctACTTTGCTTAGGTGAATGGTCTCCAATTTGATGCATGTAgtcacaaaagatacaaaatttccctcttttatagctgaatagtgcTCTATGTTATACATATggcacagtttattaatccattcatgtgttgaagggcgcTTGGGTTGTTTAGACATctgtgattgtgaattatgcttCTATATACATTCAGTTGAAACGggtttataataaaatatctttgtttttttcttttgggtaaatacttagtagtgggattgcaggatcaaatagtagaTTTACTTACAATTCCTTGAGAAACGttcacacttctttccatagaggctgtactagtttgcagtcccaccaaaagtgcataagtgttcttttctctctgcacccatgccagcatctgttgcttggGGCCAATTCTCATTGGAATTCAGAGATATGTAAAAGTGGTTTGattctcatttctctgatgattagggacaatgaacatttttaaaatgtgtttggtTGGTAATTAGTCTATCCTCGTGCAAAAAGTtttgttcaggtctcttgcccatttttggatggggttatttgatcttttcttgttgatttacttgagttttgtttttgtagattctggttattagcccttttgCACGTGTgtagcatgaaaatatcttctctcattctgtagcttctctcttttcttgattatgtccttagctgtgcagaaatgtttttaacttaaccaagtcccatttatttatttttgttgttgttgttgcaattgccattgagatcttcttcataaattctttccctaggctgatatcattaagaatttttaccacattttcctctgaaatttttatagtttcgtgcctcaggttttaatcttttatccatcattagttgatttttgtgagtggtgaaagatgTGAATCCtgttccagtcttttacatggggccagacagttctcccagcaccatttatttaaaagagattcttttccctagtgtatgcttttgtttgctttgtcaaagatcagatggtaataTGAGGCTGGCTtaatctctagattctctgttctgttccataggtctatgtttccatttgtatgccaatactgtgctgttttggtcactataaaCCTGTGGTACttgtagcctgaagtctggtaacatggtgcctccaaatttgttcttacttcataaaatataactggatatttgggattttttaatGATTCCTTTTGAAACATAGAGCTATTTTTGTCAAGATCTACagagtatgatattggtattttaatgaggatggcatcgaatctatagatcactttgagtagtataaatgttttaaaaatgccaaTTCTTCCAAGCCATGTGCATGATATATTATTTCctctgttaacatcctctgtaatttcttttctcagtgtttcacaATTCTTTCTATAGAGACCATTCACAcactttgttaaatatattccaatatagtttggatttcattttccttggggCTATTATGAAGAGTACTGTATCTCTGATTAAATTCTCAGCTTatctgttattggcatatataagggctactgatttgtgaacactgGCATTATATGCCAAAAACATTGCAGTAACTATTtggtcacttccaggagtctcacGGTTGAGTTCTTGGAACTTTCTAAGTACAATATCGTATCATCATTAAACTCAAGGAACTTTAAAATAAACACGAACCAAATCCAAAGCTAACAGAAGAAGAGAAATCACTaatatcagagcagaactaaatgaaaactaaatgaagtaaaaaacaagaaatcattacaaaggtacagtaaaacaaaatgttggttccttgaaaagataaacaaaattgaaagatCACTAGTTAGATTAACCATAAATATAACACAAAGGATCCAAATAAactcaattagaaataaaaaggaaactttaCAGTTGATACCCCAGTAATACAAAATATAATTCAAGACAACTCTGAAAACCCGTAAGTacacaaagtagaaaaactggacaaaatgGGTAAATTTTTGGACGTGCACAaccttccagtctttttttttttttttttttgacagagtctcactatgtcaccctcggtggagtgtcgtggcatcacagttcacagcaacctcaaactcttgggcttaagcaattctcttgcctcagcttcccaagtagctgggactacaggaacatgccacagtgcccagctactttttgttgcagttgtcattgtttcagctggcccaggctgggttcaaacccaccaactttggtgtatgtggctagcgccgtaactactgtgccatgggtgctgagcccttcCAGTCCTgaaataggaagaaatagaaatccagaACAGCCCAACAATAAGTAATGAGATTAAAATAGTGATAAAAAGAAACCTCTCAATAAGAAAAATCCCAGgaagcagggcacagtggctcacacctataatcctagcactctggaaggccaaggtggatggatcacctgagcccagttcaaaaacagcctgacCAAGACTGatattctgtctctactaaaaatagaaaaactagctgggcattgtggcaggcacctctagtgtcagctactctggagactgaagcaagaggatcttttgagcccaagagtttgaggttgctgtgaaatatgatacatggcactctacccagggtgacaaagtaaggctctgtctgaaaaaagaaagaaaggaaggaagaaggaaggaaggaaaggtgagagagagagagagagagagaaaagaaagaaagaaagagagagagagagggagggagggaggaaggaagggagggagggagggagggagggagggaaaaggataaaagaaaaggataaaagctaaaagcccaggactagatggatTCACAGagaaattctaccagacctactaAGAACTGACACGTCTCCTACTGAAACTGTTTCATAACattaagaaggagggaatcctacctaattcattttatgaagcaagtatcactctagtaccaaagccaggaaatgataaaaacaaacaaaattacagaccaattttTCTCATAAATATAGAGTGATTAATTCTCAAAAAATATGACCAAACTAGTTCAACAGCACACAATGATCAAGGGAGATTCATTCCATAGATGCAAGTATAGTTCAAtaaacacaaatcaataaatgtaattcattatataaaaataattaagaacaaAACCCATGTGATCACtgcaatagatgcagaaagagcacTTGATAAAATCCACCACCCCTTTATGATAAAATCCTTGACAAACTAAAGATAGAAGAAATACACATccaaataataaaatccaaataTGGGAAACCAACAGCCAAAATTATACCAaatagggaaaagttgaaagtatttcCCTTAGTAACTGGAACAATGTAAGTAGGCTCATTGTCATCACCTCTATTAACATACTACCAGAAGTCCTAGGTAGAGCAATCaggtaagaggaaaaaaaataagggcaTTCAAATCAGGGaaaaagaggtcaaactatcttttttgcagatgatatgatattatatctagaaaaccctaaggaCCTCTCTAAAACAaatcctagaattgataaattcagtaaagtctcagattaaaaaattaatgtatgaaaataagtagcatttttatataataataatggtcaaatcaagaactcaaacaccatttacaatagcttcaaagaaaataaaatacctatagAGACGAAAgctctctacaaggagaactacaaaacactgatgaaataaCTCAGTAATGACACAAATAGACTAtgatcccatgctcatggattgaagGAATCAACATTACTAGCATGTTCATGTTGCCCAAAGCTATATATAGATGCAacacaattcccatcaaaataccaatgttggCCAGGAATGGTAgatcacgcctctaatcctaacactcttggaggccaaggcaggtggattgcttgagctcaggagctggagaccagcctgagcaagagcgagaccctgtctctactaaaaatagaaaaactagccttgtagtcccagctactccccacacccgaggcaagaggatggcttgagtcgaAGAGTTTGAAGTcactatgaactatgatgccggggcactctacctagggcaaaagaatgatactctgtctcaaaaaaaaaaaaaaaaataccagtgtCATTTTATACAGACCTAGACTTTACATGGAACCAAAATAGCCTAAATAGcaaagcagaactaaataaaaagaacaaatctggaggtattaCATTACCGGACTTGAATAATACTCTAAAGTGGGAGTCCCAGGCTGGCGGGTGTTGGGGGCTGAGCTGCGCCGTCCGCTCTGAGGGTTCGTGGCCAACCGCTCCTTCGCGGTCCCCGCTGCCGTCTACCCTCTGttctagagagaaagagagaagaagatgGTGGGCCAGAACAGCGCCATCGCCGCCCAGGTATGTGGGGCCCTTTTCATTGGGTACTGCATTTACTTCCACCGCAAGGGACAGAGTGACCCCAACTTCAACAACAGGCTTCAAGAacgaagaaagaaacagaagcttGCCAAGGAGAGAGCTGGACTTTCCAAGTTACCTGACCTTAAAGATGTTGAAGCTGTTCAGAAATTCTTCCTTGAAGAAATACAGCTTGGTGAAAAGCTACTAGCTCAAGGTGAATATGAGAAGGGTGTGGACCATCTTACAAATGCAACTGCTGTGTATGGACAGCCACAGCAGTTACTGCAGGTATTGCAGCAAACTCTTCCACCACCAGTGTTCCAGATGCTTCTGACTAAGCCCCTGACAATTAGTCAGAGAATTGTAAGTGCTCAGAGCTTGGCTGAAGATGGTGTGGAATGAGAAACATTCAACATAATAAAatatcagtttaaaatattttaaaaattcttaactcGGAAGTTGAGCAGCTCTGGGGGAATAAGGGCAAATATGCTTGTTATGGACTGTCCTACACTGAAATCTACCAAAGTTAATGTTTATTTTGTGTAGATCCATttgtctgatttatttatttttcccagtaAAAAGTGTATTTTGATAGAAagcttttcatttataaatacattaCGAGTTACTGAAATACAAtaagttttcttcatttctaaaatgtgcaattaaaatgtatgtacaaCATAATATTATTTATGTTCACAAGACCTGATGCTCAGTTTTGAAAGACGCAAAAAAAGTGTAAGAGAGAACTAaagaatgtgcatttttaaagcagtatattttgttataattcagaaaattatatAGAAACATTGTGAAAACCAAGCATCAAAATTTTTGAGTGAtcttattcttttcatttaatcTCTCAAACATAAATTTGTGAGGTGTGCTGCTGTGCTGTGTTAACAGCTTCAACCCCACCCCTGTGTATCAGTCCTTGCAATGCTTTGTTTAAATCAGTGGTCTTAATGTGTTCTGAGTATTTATCtccttgtattttaaatatatgtagttGTAAATGGCACCACAGGAATTAGATCTATGAACACCCCTACTCTGGCCATGTGGGCTTTTCTAGTTCTTGTCTGCTCACTTCACTCACTTCATTCACTGAGGGGATCCGGCTGTGATCTCTGAAGCACTCTTTCAGCTTTTCATTCATTTGGTGTTCTGTTCAGCATCTTTAAATCCACCTGCACTTGAGGAGTGTATGTGGACAACcaggccttgtttttttttttttttttaaagcttggccagtttctttcttttcttttttttttttattaaatcatagctatgtacattgatatgatcatggggcatcattcactaacttcacagaccatttaccaagtttcacatataaactTGTAAGATggaccgctggtgtaatcccaccaatccccttccgtCTACCCACCTCCAtactccctcccctctctttcccccttacccctattcttaggttgtaactgggtaatagctttcgtgtgaaaaccctaaattagtttcatactgagtacattgggtactttttctttcattcttaagatactttactaagaagaatatgttccagctccatccatgtaaacatgaaagaggtaaagtctccatctttctttaagactgcataatattccatggtgtacatataccacaatttattaatccattggtggatcgatgggcacttgggcttcttccatgacttagcaattatgaatttggctgcaataaacattctggtacaaatatctttgttatgatgtgatttttggtcttctaggtatatgcccagtagagggattacaggattgaatggcagatctatttttagatctctaagtgttctccatatctctttccaaaaggaatgtattaacttgcattcccaccagcagtccaaaagtgttcccttttctccacatccgcgccaacatctctggtcttgggattttgtgatataggctagtctcactgaagttagatgatatctcaagtagttttcatttgcatttatatgataattaaagatgatgagcattttttcatatgtctgaaagtcgtgtgcctgtcttcttcagagaagtttctcttcaaatcccttgcccagcctgcgatgtgatcccttgttctattcttgctaatgcgtttgagttctctgtggattctggttattaaatctttgtcggagacataacctgcaaatatcttctcccattctgagggctgtttgcttgctttactgactgtgttcttggctgtgcagaagctttttagtttgatcaagtcccagtagtgtatttttgaagcttcttcaattgcctggggggtcctcctcataaaatactctcccagaccgatttcttcaagggttttccctgcaccctcctctagtatgtttatagtttcatggcttaaatttaaatctttgatccagtgagagtctatcttactaaatggtgaaaggtgtgggtccagtatcagtcttctccaggttgccagccagttcacccagcaccatttattaaatagggaatcttttccccactgaatgtttttgattggcttgtcaaagattaaataacggtaagtagctggattcatctcttggttctctattctgttccagacatctacttctctgtttttgtgccaataccatgctgttttgatcactatcgatttgtagtatagtctgagttctggtagcgtaattcctcctgctttgtttttatttctgagtaatgtcttggttattcaaggttttttctgattccgtataaaatgaagtattgttttttttaagatctttaaagtatgacagtggagctttaatagggattgcattaaaattatatattgctttgggtagtatggacattttaacaatgttgattcttcccagccatgagcatggtatgtttttccatttgttaacattttcaactatttcttttctgagagtttcatagttctctttatagagatattccacgtcctttgttagataaattcccaaatgtttcatcttctttggcactgctgtgaatgggatagagtccttaactgttttttcaatttgattgttgttggtatatataaaagctaccgatttatgaatgttgattttgtaacctgagatgctgctgtattccttgatcacttcttagagttttgtagtagagtccctagtgttttccagatatactatcgtatcatctgcgaagagcaaaagtttgatctcttctgaccctatatggatacccttgattgccttttcttccctaattgcagtggctaaaacttccattaaaatgttaaaaagcaatggagacaatgggcagccttgactggttcctgatctgagtggaaatgattccactTTAACTcgattcaatatgatattggctgtggggatgctgtagatggtctctatcgatttaagaaatgtcccttctataccaattttcttgagtgttctgatcatgaagggatgctggatattatcaaaagcttttattgcatcaattgagagaatcatatggtctttgttttttaatttgtttatgcgctggattacatttatagatttatgtatattgaaccagccttgagaccctggcataaaaccgacttggtcttgatgtataatttgtttcatgtgttgctggattctgtttgttaggatctttttgaatatttttgcatctatattcattagtgatatcggtctataattttcttttcttgttgggtcttttcctggtttggggatcagggtgatgtttgcttcatagaatgtgttgggtagtcttccttctttttctaccttttggaaaggttgagtaatataggtactaattcctctttaaaggtttggtagaattctgacgtgaaaccatctatTCCCAGGCTTATCtctttagggaggttttgtatggttgatgttatttccgaacttgatatgggcctgttcaacatttccacttgattctggctaagtcttggaaggtgatgtgcttccaagtatcggttaatttccttcagattttcatatttctgagaataaagtttcttgtaatattcgttaaggattttttggatttctgaggagtttcTTGTtgtttcgtctttgtcgtttctgattgatgagattagagattttactctttctttcctgattaggttggccaaaggtttatgtattttattaaccttttcaaa includes:
- the LOC128577427 gene encoding mitochondrial import receptor subunit TOM20 homolog: MVGQNSAIAAQVCGALFIGYCIYFHRKGQSDPNFNNRLQERRKKQKLAKERAGLSKLPDLKDVEAVQKFFLEEIQLGEKLLAQGEYEKGVDHLTNATAVYGQPQQLLQVLQQTLPPPVFQMLLTKPLTISQRIVSAQSLAEDGVE